Proteins encoded in a region of the Zunongwangia endophytica genome:
- a CDS encoding RagB/SusD family nutrient uptake outer membrane protein, producing MKLYIHKIAIILGLAILAVSCTDLDEETFGSLSPENFYNTEEEALASVAGIYQQLSYVQSIGDPWRIAEFGTDEFIVPGRASGGWFDQSNIDIMRHQVDPANATTGRAWKNIFQEIGTANAVIESLEQSPNSENLTAIIAEAKALRAYGYFYAMDFWGNVPLVTVARIDPNDLPQTTSRSEIFSFIESELLVAAEDMPSVNEVNRSDYYPRFTKESVYSLLAMMYLNAEVYTGTPQWQKAIEMCDKVINSGGYHLSGEVIDNFASNSQTNSPELISAFTNDPISNAGNNQFILYAQNALDQLKYNLPFVPANGYSTYQEALDRYGDNDARKELLEYGPQTYLNGEPLLMDNGEQLVLIPVQDLVSAEDNEGYKVLKYTPVGASFSGSNADNDYVLTRYSDILLTKAEALFRLNNNATEALNLVNEVRNRSNATSLNVLSLDIIEEERAREFIWEGHRRRDMIRFESYFNDTWAFKTTQTEEYRGIYPIPQEQITANPNLTQNPGY from the coding sequence ATGAAGTTATATATACATAAAATAGCCATCATACTGGGCCTTGCCATCCTAGCTGTAAGCTGTACTGATCTGGATGAAGAAACTTTTGGTAGTTTATCGCCAGAGAATTTTTATAATACTGAAGAGGAAGCTCTTGCCTCTGTTGCAGGGATTTATCAGCAACTGTCTTATGTGCAAAGTATTGGGGATCCTTGGAGAATAGCAGAGTTTGGGACTGATGAATTTATTGTTCCTGGACGTGCGAGCGGTGGATGGTTTGATCAAAGCAACATTGATATCATGAGACATCAGGTGGATCCTGCAAATGCTACTACAGGTAGAGCCTGGAAAAATATCTTTCAGGAGATAGGAACAGCTAATGCCGTTATAGAAAGTTTGGAACAATCACCAAATAGCGAGAATTTAACTGCAATCATAGCAGAGGCAAAAGCATTAAGAGCGTATGGTTACTTTTATGCTATGGATTTTTGGGGAAATGTGCCTTTGGTGACGGTGGCAAGAATTGATCCTAACGATTTGCCACAAACCACCTCCCGATCAGAAATCTTTAGTTTTATTGAAAGCGAATTATTAGTTGCTGCTGAAGATATGCCATCTGTAAATGAAGTTAATCGATCTGATTATTACCCTAGGTTTACCAAAGAATCGGTCTATTCCCTTCTAGCCATGATGTATTTAAATGCAGAAGTTTATACTGGCACACCACAATGGCAAAAAGCGATAGAAATGTGTGATAAAGTTATTAATTCTGGTGGATATCATCTTTCTGGCGAAGTGATTGATAATTTTGCTTCTAATTCCCAAACAAATTCGCCTGAACTTATTAGTGCATTTACCAATGATCCCATAAGCAATGCTGGCAACAATCAATTTATTTTATATGCACAAAATGCTTTAGATCAATTGAAATATAATTTGCCTTTTGTGCCCGCAAATGGATACAGCACCTATCAAGAAGCTTTAGATCGTTATGGCGATAATGATGCACGTAAAGAGCTTTTGGAATATGGCCCGCAAACCTATCTTAATGGAGAACCATTATTAATGGACAATGGCGAGCAACTGGTTTTAATACCGGTACAGGATCTGGTAAGTGCGGAAGATAATGAAGGTTATAAAGTGCTGAAATATACGCCCGTTGGTGCTAGTTTCTCGGGATCTAATGCAGATAACGATTATGTTCTAACCCGCTATTCAGATATCTTATTAACAAAGGCAGAAGCACTGTTCAGACTAAATAATAATGCTACCGAAGCTTTAAATTTAGTAAATGAAGTTAGAAATAGAAGTAATGCAACTTCACTAAATGTTTTAAGCTTAGATATAATAGAGGAAGAGCGCGCTAGAGAATTTATCTGGGAAGGACATCGTAGAAGGGATATGATAAGGTTTGAAAGTTATTTTAATGACACCTGGGCTTTTAAGACTACACAGACCGAAGAATATAGGGGTATTTATCCTATTCCTCAGGAACAAATTACCGCCAATCCAAACCTTACTCAAAATCCAGGTTATTAA